The Streptomyces tendae genome has a window encoding:
- a CDS encoding response regulator transcription factor, whose amino-acid sequence MRILVVEDEVDLARTLRAGLTAEGYGVDLAHDGRQGLWMARTGEYALIVLDLMLPGLNGYKVCAQLRREGNATPILVLTAKDGEWDQAEALDTGADDYLAKPFSYPVLVARLRALVRRSATVAPPVLAVGDLSLDVAGRVCRRAGIRVDLTPREFAVLELLARRAGEAVPKWDLLHHAWPDEALDPNLVEARVSSLRKKIDAAFERRSLQTVRGTGYRLVDDRERD is encoded by the coding sequence ATGCGGATACTGGTGGTCGAAGACGAGGTGGACCTCGCCCGCACCCTGCGCGCCGGCCTGACCGCGGAGGGCTACGGCGTCGACCTGGCGCACGACGGCCGGCAGGGGCTGTGGATGGCCCGGACCGGCGAATACGCGCTGATCGTCCTGGACTTGATGCTGCCCGGGCTCAACGGCTACAAGGTGTGCGCCCAGTTGCGCCGGGAGGGCAACGCGACCCCCATTCTGGTGCTCACCGCCAAGGACGGGGAGTGGGACCAGGCGGAGGCCCTGGACACGGGGGCCGACGACTACCTCGCCAAGCCCTTCTCCTATCCGGTGCTCGTCGCACGGCTGCGGGCGCTGGTCCGGCGCTCCGCCACGGTCGCGCCGCCCGTCCTCGCCGTCGGCGACCTGTCACTGGACGTCGCCGGCCGGGTCTGCCGCCGGGCCGGAATCCGGGTGGACCTCACCCCCCGGGAGTTCGCCGTGCTGGAACTGCTGGCCCGCCGCGCGGGTGAGGCCGTGCCCAAGTGGGACCTGCTCCACCACGCGTGGCCCGACGAGGCCCTGGACCCCAACCTCGTCGAGGCGCGCGTCAGTTCCCTCCGCAAGAAGATCGATGCCGCCTTCGAGCGGCGGTCCCTGCAGACGGTACGAGGTACCGGATACCGATTGGTGGACGACCGTGAACGCGACTGA
- a CDS encoding ammonium transporter: protein MITAPAPMPPAYDSGDTAWMLAAAAMVLLMTPALAFFYGGMVRTKHILVMLKMSFASLCFVSIVWYMIGYSLAFGPDVGGVGLIGNLDHAFLRGIEPNTLTGTIPTYVFATFQMGFAIITVALISGSIAGRATMRGWLVFSVLWLLIVYVPTAHWVFDTEDGWITRHLGALDFAGGLPVELSSGIAGLATALVVRSSGDFRRKEPTPNNIPLVMIGVALLWFGWLGFNAGSAIRDTGTAATAFINTQLGAAGAMVTWPLVEYWRTRKVTMMGVGSGAVAGMVAITPACGEIDPTGALVTGLVAGAVCAYAVMLKYRLNVDDTLDVVGVHGAGGLTGLLMVGLFATAQVSGKEGLFYGGGLSLLWRQIVAILAVAAFSFVLTWLIAKAVDSVIGFTEKEEYSAVPGQDEERAYDLRTAERLDALTSGDKDRVAEIQRLLRDQRDG, encoded by the coding sequence GTGATCACCGCGCCCGCCCCCATGCCGCCCGCCTACGACTCCGGCGACACCGCCTGGATGCTCGCCGCGGCCGCCATGGTGCTGCTGATGACCCCCGCCCTCGCCTTCTTCTACGGCGGCATGGTCCGCACCAAGCACATCCTGGTGATGCTCAAGATGAGCTTCGCCTCCCTGTGCTTCGTGAGCATCGTGTGGTACATGATCGGTTACTCGCTGGCCTTCGGCCCGGATGTCGGGGGCGTCGGGCTCATCGGCAACCTGGACCACGCCTTCCTGCGCGGCATCGAGCCGAACACCCTGACCGGAACCATCCCCACGTACGTGTTCGCGACGTTCCAGATGGGCTTCGCCATCATCACGGTGGCGCTGATCAGCGGATCCATCGCCGGCCGGGCGACGATGCGGGGGTGGCTGGTCTTCTCGGTGCTGTGGCTGCTGATCGTGTACGTGCCGACCGCGCACTGGGTGTTCGACACGGAGGACGGCTGGATCACGAGACACCTGGGCGCGCTGGACTTCGCCGGCGGGTTGCCGGTGGAACTCAGCTCGGGCATCGCCGGACTGGCCACGGCCCTGGTCGTCAGGAGCTCGGGGGACTTCCGGCGCAAGGAGCCGACGCCCAACAACATCCCCCTGGTCATGATCGGTGTGGCCCTGCTGTGGTTCGGCTGGCTCGGCTTCAACGCCGGATCGGCGATCCGTGACACCGGCACCGCCGCCACGGCCTTCATCAACACTCAGCTCGGCGCGGCCGGCGCCATGGTCACCTGGCCGCTCGTGGAGTACTGGCGCACCCGCAAGGTCACCATGATGGGGGTGGGCTCGGGCGCGGTGGCCGGCATGGTGGCCATCACCCCCGCGTGCGGTGAGATCGACCCCACCGGCGCGCTGGTGACCGGTCTCGTCGCGGGCGCGGTCTGCGCGTACGCCGTCATGCTCAAGTACCGCTTGAACGTGGACGACACGCTCGACGTGGTCGGTGTCCACGGCGCGGGCGGCCTGACCGGACTGCTCATGGTCGGCCTGTTCGCCACGGCCCAGGTCAGCGGCAAGGAGGGCCTCTTCTACGGCGGCGGCCTCTCCCTGCTCTGGCGGCAGATCGTCGCCATCCTCGCCGTCGCGGCGTTCTCCTTCGTCCTGACGTGGCTCATCGCCAAGGCCGTCGACAGCGTCATCGGCTTCACGGAGAAGGAGGAGTACTCCGCCGTGCCGGGCCAGGACGAGGAACGCGCCTACGATCTGCGCACCGCCGAACGCCTGGACGCCCTGACGAGCGGGGACAAGGACCGGGTGGCCGAGATCCAGCGGCTTCTGCGCGACCAGCGGGACGGGTGA
- a CDS encoding urease accessory protein UreD encodes MRAVRDRLAPEYYEPVRLPPELSAFSAMPETLGPGSAAKVGILDLGYALRGDRTELVERYQKSPLEIMRPLYVDPELPGMAFTYVMATGGGIAQADRYRQDLRCGPGTQALFTTQAATKVYRMEQDYATQRVHLTADDGAYVEYLPDPLIPFAGARFHQSVVLSVDENATVVYGETVTAGRIARGERHEYAVLSNDLEIRRPDGTLLAVDTLRLRPEGPGGVTGPGVFAGYDHVASLFVVSGQRPADEIADTLHRALTESQVLHGASVLPDDCGAWVRILAREQPRAAAAVRTAWDAVRRLLIGHPAPDLRKQ; translated from the coding sequence GTGCGGGCCGTCCGAGACCGGCTCGCGCCGGAGTACTACGAGCCCGTCCGGCTCCCGCCGGAACTGTCCGCGTTCTCGGCGATGCCCGAGACACTCGGGCCGGGCTCCGCTGCCAAGGTCGGCATCCTCGACCTCGGATACGCCCTGCGCGGTGACCGGACGGAGCTGGTCGAGCGGTACCAGAAGTCACCTCTGGAGATCATGCGTCCGCTGTACGTCGACCCGGAGCTGCCCGGCATGGCGTTCACCTACGTGATGGCCACCGGCGGCGGCATCGCGCAGGCGGACCGGTACCGCCAGGACCTGCGTTGCGGCCCGGGCACCCAAGCCCTGTTCACCACCCAGGCCGCCACGAAGGTCTACCGGATGGAGCAGGACTACGCGACCCAGCGCGTCCACCTGACCGCGGACGACGGCGCCTATGTCGAGTACCTGCCCGATCCGCTGATCCCCTTCGCGGGGGCGCGCTTCCACCAGAGCGTGGTCCTGAGCGTCGACGAGAACGCCACGGTGGTCTACGGCGAGACCGTCACAGCGGGCCGGATCGCCCGGGGGGAGCGGCACGAGTACGCCGTGCTCAGCAACGACCTGGAGATCCGGCGGCCCGACGGGACGCTGCTGGCGGTGGACACCTTGCGACTGCGGCCGGAAGGGCCCGGCGGGGTGACCGGGCCGGGCGTCTTCGCCGGTTACGACCATGTCGCCTCGCTGTTCGTGGTGAGCGGCCAGCGCCCCGCCGACGAGATCGCCGACACCCTGCACCGGGCCCTGACGGAGAGCCAGGTGCTGCACGGGGCGAGTGTGCTGCCGGACGACTGCGGGGCGTGGGTGCGGATCCTCGCCCGTGAACAGCCCCGTGCCGCGGCGGCCGTCCGCACCGCGTGGGACGCGGTGCGGCGGCTGCTCATCGGTCATCCCGCCCCCGACCTGCGCAAGCAGTAG
- the ureG gene encoding urease accessory protein UreG, whose translation MRDNVLRVGVGGPVGSGKTALVEALVPIMIGQGHRPGVITNDIYTQEDAQHIRRTLDGVLAGDRVVGVETGACPHTAVRDDPTMNLAAGAEMLERHPDIDVLLYESGGDNLTLTFSPALVDVFVFVLDTAEGEKMPRKRGPGITDSDLLVINKIDIARYVRTDIGVMESDAHRVRGDGPVVLTDCLTGKGVDEVAAFLESRRRVLV comes from the coding sequence ATGCGAGACAACGTCCTGCGCGTCGGCGTCGGCGGCCCCGTCGGATCGGGGAAGACCGCCCTCGTCGAGGCGCTCGTCCCGATCATGATCGGACAGGGCCACCGTCCCGGAGTGATCACCAACGACATCTACACCCAGGAGGACGCCCAGCACATCCGCCGCACACTCGACGGGGTACTGGCGGGCGACCGTGTCGTGGGCGTGGAGACGGGAGCCTGCCCGCACACCGCCGTGCGGGACGACCCGACGATGAACCTGGCGGCCGGCGCCGAGATGCTCGAACGTCACCCCGACATCGACGTCCTCCTCTACGAGAGCGGGGGCGACAACCTGACCCTCACCTTCAGTCCGGCCCTGGTGGACGTGTTCGTCTTCGTCCTGGACACCGCCGAGGGCGAGAAGATGCCGCGCAAGCGGGGGCCGGGCATCACCGACTCCGACCTGCTGGTGATCAACAAGATCGACATCGCCCGGTACGTGCGCACCGACATCGGCGTGATGGAGTCCGACGCCCACCGGGTGCGCGGCGACGGGCCGGTGGTGCTGACCGACTGCCTGACCGGCAAGGGGGTCGACGAGGTCGCCGCCTTCCTCGAGTCCCGGCGCAGGGTGCTGGTCTGA
- a CDS encoding urease accessory protein UreF, with product MYHDESAETAAAGGAAGGTEEPDQGLGHLLVSLQLTDSAFPSGFYTLSHGLEGFLQESAVDRESLPVLLHDLLRHGVGPSDATALALAHRAATAGDWEAVAATDRRLHATKLNREMRQAATRTGRQLLDLAAEVFGAAGVAAYHREVTARRAPGTQAVAAGVVYAEAGVPVRQAVAADLYAFCASFAGAALRLRLTDHRLAQVLLRRTAPVIEETTRRALARGPEDLGATTFAADVMSARHERAEARLFAS from the coding sequence ATGTACCACGACGAGAGCGCCGAGACGGCCGCAGCGGGCGGGGCCGCCGGGGGCACAGAGGAGCCCGACCAAGGGCTGGGGCACCTCCTGGTCAGCCTGCAGCTGACCGACTCGGCGTTCCCCAGTGGGTTCTACACCCTGTCCCACGGCCTCGAGGGCTTCCTCCAGGAGAGCGCCGTCGACCGCGAGTCCCTGCCCGTACTGCTCCACGACCTCCTCCGGCACGGCGTGGGCCCCTCCGACGCCACCGCGCTGGCGCTGGCCCACCGGGCCGCCACGGCGGGGGACTGGGAGGCGGTGGCGGCGACGGACCGGCGGCTGCACGCCACGAAGCTCAACCGTGAGATGCGGCAGGCCGCCACCCGGACCGGACGCCAGCTGCTGGACCTCGCCGCCGAGGTGTTCGGCGCGGCCGGCGTCGCCGCGTACCACCGGGAGGTGACGGCCCGTCGGGCACCGGGCACGCAGGCCGTCGCCGCGGGGGTCGTGTACGCGGAGGCCGGGGTACCGGTGCGCCAGGCCGTCGCCGCCGACCTGTACGCGTTCTGCGCGAGCTTCGCCGGCGCGGCGCTGAGACTGCGGCTGACCGACCACCGCCTGGCCCAGGTCCTGCTGCGGCGGACGGCCCCGGTCATCGAGGAGACCACACGACGGGCACTGGCCCGCGGCCCGGAGGACCTCGGAGCGACCACCTTCGCCGCGGACGTCATGTCCGCACGTCACGAGCGGGCCGAGGCCCGCCTGTTCGCCAGCTGA
- the ureC gene encoding urease subunit alpha gives MPTLSRKQYADLFGPTVGDRFRLADTNLVVEVEKDFREGSYGDEVVYGGGKTMRDGMASDPQATAAQGALDLVITNVVVMDPVVGVVKCDIGVKDGFIAGIGKAGNPQTQDAVDPRLVIGAGTEVIAGEHLIATAGAMDSHVHLITPQQCEQALSNGITTLFGGGTGPTDGTNGTTCTPGPFNLARMLQAAEDLPVNLGIMGKGNCSLPGALDEQLEAGAAALKVHEDWGSTPAVIDNSLAVADRHDVQIAIHTDTLNEGGFFEDTRSAIDGRTIHTFHSEGAGGGHAPDILRVTGEPNVLPSSTNPTLPYTKNSVDELLDMVMVCHHLSHDIPEDVAFADSRVRAETIAAETVLHDRGIISMISSDSQAMGRIGESVTRAFQIAHVCKEAFGPLPEDSERNDNQRVLRYLAKVTVNPAIASGVSDYVGTIEPGKLADIVLWPMHSFGAKPKMVIKGGIISWAQMGDPNASLPTPQPVYYRPSFGHYGRAMQATHVTFMSQAGIAAGVPGKLGLERKVLPVRKTRTIGKHNMVRNDAVPRIEVDPETYKVTVDGEVVTIDPAQKLPLNQLFFLA, from the coding sequence ATGCCGACCCTCTCCCGCAAGCAGTACGCCGACCTGTTCGGCCCCACCGTGGGCGACCGGTTCCGGCTGGCCGACACCAATCTCGTCGTCGAGGTCGAGAAGGACTTCCGCGAGGGTTCGTACGGTGACGAGGTGGTCTACGGCGGTGGCAAGACCATGCGCGACGGCATGGCCTCAGACCCGCAGGCCACCGCAGCACAGGGCGCGCTGGATCTGGTGATCACCAACGTCGTGGTCATGGACCCGGTGGTCGGTGTGGTCAAGTGCGACATCGGCGTCAAGGACGGTTTCATCGCGGGCATCGGCAAGGCCGGCAACCCGCAGACCCAGGACGCCGTCGATCCCCGTCTCGTCATCGGCGCCGGTACGGAGGTGATCGCCGGCGAGCACCTCATCGCGACCGCCGGGGCCATGGACTCCCACGTCCACCTCATCACCCCCCAGCAGTGCGAACAGGCCCTCAGCAACGGCATCACCACCCTGTTCGGCGGCGGCACCGGGCCGACGGACGGCACCAACGGCACGACCTGCACCCCCGGCCCCTTCAACCTCGCCCGCATGCTGCAGGCCGCCGAGGACCTGCCGGTCAACCTCGGCATCATGGGCAAGGGCAACTGCAGCCTGCCCGGAGCCCTGGACGAGCAGCTCGAGGCCGGAGCCGCCGCCCTCAAGGTCCACGAGGACTGGGGATCCACGCCCGCCGTCATCGACAACTCCCTGGCCGTCGCCGACCGGCACGACGTCCAGATCGCGATCCACACCGACACGCTCAACGAGGGCGGCTTCTTCGAGGACACCCGTTCCGCGATCGACGGCCGCACGATCCACACCTTCCACAGCGAGGGCGCGGGCGGCGGCCACGCCCCCGACATCCTGCGGGTCACCGGCGAGCCCAACGTCCTGCCGTCCTCGACCAACCCCACGCTGCCGTACACCAAGAACTCCGTGGACGAACTGCTGGACATGGTGATGGTGTGCCACCACCTCAGCCACGACATCCCCGAGGACGTGGCCTTCGCGGACAGCCGGGTGCGGGCGGAGACCATCGCGGCCGAGACGGTCCTGCACGACCGCGGCATCATCAGCATGATCTCGTCCGACTCCCAGGCCATGGGCCGCATCGGCGAGTCCGTCACGCGCGCCTTCCAGATCGCGCACGTGTGCAAGGAGGCGTTCGGGCCGCTGCCCGAGGACTCCGAGCGCAACGACAACCAGCGCGTCCTGCGCTACCTGGCCAAGGTCACCGTCAACCCCGCCATCGCCAGCGGTGTCTCGGACTACGTGGGCACGATCGAGCCGGGCAAGCTCGCCGACATCGTCCTGTGGCCGATGCACTCCTTCGGCGCCAAGCCGAAGATGGTCATCAAGGGCGGCATCATCTCCTGGGCCCAGATGGGCGATCCCAACGCCTCGCTGCCCACACCGCAACCCGTCTACTACCGGCCGTCGTTCGGCCACTACGGACGCGCCATGCAGGCGACGCACGTCACCTTCATGTCGCAGGCCGGCATCGCGGCCGGTGTGCCCGGAAAGCTCGGCCTGGAGCGGAAGGTGCTTCCGGTGCGCAAGACCCGCACCATCGGCAAGCACAACATGGTCCGCAACGACGCCGTGCCGCGCATCGAGGTCGACCCGGAGACGTACAAGGTCACCGTCGACGGGGAGGTCGTCACCATCGACCCCGCCCAGAAACTCCCGCTCAACCAGCTGTTCTTCCTGGCCTAG
- a CDS encoding urease subunit beta — protein sequence MTLPPRYQYGDGPIEINAGRRTVKVTVRNTGDRAVQVGSDYHFFEVNSALEFDRDATLGMHLNIAAGTAVRFEPGGTHEVELCTYAGTGRLHGFSGLLNGSVRSHPARVEAVGRAMRQGFRGAGQEGPGGDSGGEAGKAAPGKSGAGKKTKKGSH from the coding sequence ATGACCCTTCCCCCGCGCTACCAGTACGGTGACGGCCCGATCGAGATCAACGCCGGCCGGCGGACCGTCAAGGTCACCGTCCGCAACACCGGCGACCGGGCGGTCCAGGTCGGTTCGGACTACCACTTCTTCGAGGTGAACTCGGCGCTCGAGTTCGACCGCGACGCCACGCTCGGCATGCACCTCAACATCGCTGCCGGAACCGCAGTCCGCTTCGAGCCCGGCGGCACCCACGAGGTGGAGCTGTGCACCTACGCGGGCACCGGGCGCCTCCACGGCTTCAGCGGCCTCCTGAACGGCAGCGTGAGGTCGCACCCCGCCCGGGTCGAGGCCGTCGGGCGGGCGATGCGACAGGGGTTCCGCGGGGCGGGGCAGGAAGGTCCGGGGGGCGACTCCGGCGGTGAGGCAGGCAAGGCGGCACCGGGCAAGTCCGGCGCCGGGAAGAAGACGAAGAAGGGATCCCACTGA
- a CDS encoding sirohydrochlorin chelatase, translating to MTPDEVVAVGGHESDGGRALRGLLDPRVPCVSGGRELLRCVRASRARGASVCVVPMTLGRDPELVADTARTLLALSAEDRAGTVLAAPFGTADHLVGWLRAAAARVADDKALLVTAPSGDPFVDADLFRIARLVRQYGRHRTVETALIGGDPDPAEGVRRCRALGAGHVVLLPAAWVTPEVPGCGHCERGGPLLPAPAVAGVVEARVRDAWERHHRFGDDGLTRALTAAHDHGHAHSHGPGGHTHEPPGTVGPHGVHSHDHETPPHGHGPHPHAAGAAAVPRNGHRPADGAPAMPRRTDAVPHRGADHVLPFHRSLR from the coding sequence GTGACTCCGGACGAGGTGGTCGCGGTCGGCGGACACGAGAGCGACGGCGGACGGGCCCTGCGCGGCCTCCTGGACCCCCGGGTTCCCTGTGTGTCCGGCGGGCGCGAACTGCTGCGGTGCGTCCGCGCGTCGCGCGCCCGGGGCGCGTCCGTCTGCGTCGTGCCGATGACCCTGGGAAGAGACCCCGAACTGGTGGCCGACACCGCCCGCACCCTGCTGGCCCTCTCCGCGGAGGACCGCGCCGGAACCGTCCTGGCCGCGCCCTTCGGCACCGCGGACCACCTGGTCGGCTGGCTCCGCGCCGCGGCCGCCCGGGTGGCCGACGACAAGGCGCTGCTGGTCACCGCGCCGTCGGGCGACCCGTTCGTTGACGCGGACCTCTTCCGGATCGCGCGCCTGGTACGGCAGTACGGCCGGCACCGCACGGTCGAGACCGCCCTGATCGGCGGCGATCCGGACCCGGCCGAGGGCGTGCGGCGCTGCCGCGCCCTCGGCGCGGGGCACGTCGTCCTGCTCCCCGCCGCGTGGGTGACACCGGAGGTACCCGGCTGCGGGCACTGCGAGCGGGGCGGGCCGCTGCTTCCCGCGCCCGCCGTGGCCGGCGTCGTCGAGGCGCGCGTACGCGACGCGTGGGAGCGGCACCACCGATTCGGGGACGACGGCCTGACCCGGGCGCTCACGGCGGCCCACGACCACGGTCACGCCCACAGCCACGGACCGGGCGGCCACACACACGAGCCCCCCGGCACCGTCGGGCCGCACGGCGTGCACTCCCACGACCACGAGACGCCCCCGCACGGCCACGGCCCTCACCCCCACGCGGCGGGCGCCGCGGCGGTCCCGCGCAACGGCCACCGTCCTGCGGACGGCGCCCCGGCCATGCCCCGCCGGACTGACGCCGTCCCGCACCGGGGTGCCGATCATGTCCTCCCCTTCCACAGGAGCCTTCGATGA
- a CDS encoding urease subunit gamma, whose amino-acid sequence MNLAPREIDKLLVYVVADLARKRRERGLKLNYSESVALITEAILEAARDGKTVADCMELGRTVLGEDDTMPGVREMLPLLQVEATFDDGNKLVSCHDPVGG is encoded by the coding sequence GTGAACCTTGCCCCCCGAGAGATCGACAAACTGCTGGTGTACGTCGTGGCCGACCTGGCCCGCAAACGCCGTGAGCGCGGACTCAAGCTCAACTACAGCGAGTCGGTCGCGCTCATCACCGAGGCCATCCTCGAGGCGGCCAGGGACGGGAAGACCGTCGCCGACTGCATGGAGCTGGGCCGCACCGTGCTCGGCGAGGACGACACCATGCCCGGCGTGCGGGAGATGCTGCCGCTGCTCCAGGTGGAGGCGACCTTCGACGACGGCAACAAGCTCGTCTCCTGCCACGACCCGGTCGGCGGCTGA